Proteins co-encoded in one Spirosoma endbachense genomic window:
- a CDS encoding glycoside hydrolase family 20 protein — protein MKYLLFCLLFSFTAFAQTNNQYNLIPFPARFIGQDGQFTLTTNTRVVVSPAADATVRGVAQTFVNQVKTANGLALAVAPTSPVLAKGANILLTLNKKLALGDEGYKLTVTSTRVIAEAATARGLFYATQTLRQLLLVGQSATVTMAACAITDKPRYGYRGLHLDVSRHFMPVAFVKKYIDLMAMHKQNTFHWHLTDDQGWRIEIKKYPKLTQLGSKRAETLIGQYSQNYPQQFDGKPHGGFYTQDEIRDVVRYAQSRFVTIIPEIEMPGHALAALTAYPELGCEPTKAYQVATKWGVFDDVFCPSEKTFGFLQDVLTEVMTLFPGKYIHIGGDECPKTAWKQSAFCQDLMKKNKLKDEHELQSYFIRRIEKFVNSKGRAIIGWDEILEGGLAPNATVMSWRGTAGGIAAAKQKHAVIMTPGETCYLDHYQGNPATEPLAIGGYLPLDQVYAYEPTPVDLSPAEQNYILGVQGNVWTEYMPTSENVEYMVFPRAIALAEIAWLPKGPRNFEDFAQRLKNHLPRLNTMPVNYAKRLFDITATTQPNEQGQIQVRLTKLDSDSQIFYTTNGKEPNERTTEYIGPITLTKTTTIRAMTPTGGRLTQTFTLHKGKNKPYTYAIETGNDSDAKTTKLTDGVRGDTPRGRREWVNFFGDMDITLDLGDVTSVTKVSLNFLKVILDKSFPPASVSIAISRDGQDYKEAIDQPVKYELTGPWDILPVVADFKTARARYVRIRAKNAGVCPTGHPNAGEKTYFATDEIVVE, from the coding sequence ATGAAATATCTGCTTTTTTGCCTTCTATTTTCCTTCACTGCATTTGCCCAAACCAACAACCAATATAATCTGATTCCGTTTCCGGCACGATTTATCGGTCAGGACGGGCAGTTTACGCTCACCACCAACACCCGCGTTGTGGTGTCTCCCGCTGCCGATGCCACCGTTCGGGGCGTAGCGCAAACATTTGTCAATCAGGTAAAAACCGCCAACGGATTAGCCCTTGCAGTCGCGCCGACCAGCCCTGTTCTGGCAAAAGGAGCGAACATCCTTCTGACACTTAATAAAAAGCTGGCGCTGGGCGACGAAGGGTATAAACTAACCGTTACGTCAACCCGTGTGATTGCTGAAGCCGCCACAGCCAGGGGTTTATTTTATGCAACCCAGACCCTACGTCAACTACTGCTGGTTGGTCAGTCGGCAACCGTAACGATGGCTGCCTGTGCCATTACCGATAAACCGCGTTATGGCTACCGGGGGCTTCACCTCGATGTTTCGCGGCACTTTATGCCTGTGGCATTTGTCAAGAAATACATCGACCTGATGGCGATGCATAAACAAAACACTTTCCATTGGCATCTAACCGATGATCAGGGCTGGCGTATTGAGATCAAGAAGTATCCGAAATTAACTCAACTTGGCAGCAAACGGGCCGAGACACTCATTGGTCAGTATAGTCAGAATTATCCACAGCAGTTTGACGGAAAACCCCACGGCGGCTTCTACACGCAGGACGAAATTCGGGATGTAGTACGCTACGCTCAGAGTCGATTTGTGACCATTATTCCTGAAATTGAAATGCCCGGTCATGCACTGGCGGCCCTGACGGCTTATCCTGAGCTTGGTTGTGAGCCAACCAAAGCGTATCAGGTAGCGACCAAATGGGGGGTTTTTGACGATGTTTTCTGCCCATCCGAAAAAACGTTTGGCTTTTTGCAGGATGTGCTTACTGAGGTTATGACGCTTTTCCCCGGAAAATACATTCACATCGGGGGCGACGAATGCCCGAAAACTGCCTGGAAACAAAGTGCCTTCTGCCAGGATCTGATGAAGAAAAACAAGCTGAAAGATGAACACGAATTACAAAGCTATTTTATCCGGCGCATCGAGAAATTTGTGAATAGTAAAGGGCGGGCCATCATTGGTTGGGACGAAATTCTGGAGGGTGGTCTGGCCCCCAATGCCACTGTTATGAGCTGGCGGGGTACAGCCGGTGGTATTGCAGCCGCGAAACAGAAACACGCTGTGATCATGACACCCGGCGAAACCTGCTACCTCGACCATTATCAGGGCAACCCAGCCACCGAGCCGCTGGCCATTGGCGGTTACCTGCCACTCGATCAGGTTTATGCCTACGAGCCAACACCCGTCGATTTATCACCCGCCGAACAAAACTATATTCTGGGCGTACAGGGAAATGTCTGGACAGAATACATGCCCACTTCCGAAAATGTTGAGTATATGGTTTTTCCTCGTGCTATTGCTCTGGCCGAAATTGCCTGGCTACCCAAAGGCCCCCGGAATTTCGAAGACTTTGCGCAACGACTCAAAAATCACCTCCCACGGCTAAACACGATGCCCGTTAATTACGCCAAACGACTGTTCGACATCACGGCAACCACGCAACCAAACGAGCAGGGGCAAATCCAGGTCCGGCTAACTAAACTGGACAGCGATAGCCAGATTTTTTACACAACGAATGGGAAAGAGCCCAACGAGCGCACTACTGAATACATTGGCCCGATAACACTGACCAAGACAACAACAATTCGGGCCATGACGCCCACCGGTGGGCGGTTGACGCAAACCTTCACGCTGCATAAAGGGAAAAATAAACCCTATACCTACGCCATTGAAACGGGAAACGACAGCGATGCAAAAACTACCAAGCTAACGGATGGTGTACGGGGTGATACGCCACGTGGCCGTCGGGAGTGGGTCAATTTCTTCGGTGATATGGACATTACGCTGGATCTTGGCGATGTAACGAGCGTTACGAAAGTATCGCTAAACTTCCTGAAGGTTATTCTAGACAAAAGCTTCCCACCAGCGTCGGTTTCTATTGCTATCTCGCGCGATGGTCAGGATTACAAGGAAGCTATCGATCAACCGGTTAAATACGAGCTGACCGGCCCATGGGATATTTTACCGGTTGTGGCCGATTTTAAAACAGCACGGGCACGTTACGTACGCATTCGGGCAAAAAATGCGGGCGTATGCCCCACTGGGCACCCCAATGCTGGTGAGAAAACCTATTTTGCTACGGATGAAATTGTAGTAGAATAA
- a CDS encoding SIR2 family NAD-dependent protein deacylase translates to MKSRQKIVVLSGAGISAESGIPTFRASDGLWENHRIEDVATPEAWQRNPDLVQDFYNQRRKQALSVQPNAGHLALVKLEDYFDVTVITQNVDNLHEKAGSSNVIHLHGELFKSRSTKDPNLVYDIDGWELKRGDLCAKGSQLRPHIVWFGEAVPMMDVALDITHEADIFIVVGTSLNVYPAAGLVYAVGKGVPIYVVDPNSPDVHGRSTVTYIVEPATIGLTKLADQLIETTRVS, encoded by the coding sequence ATGAAATCCCGTCAGAAAATAGTCGTTTTATCCGGTGCCGGAATCAGTGCCGAGAGTGGAATTCCGACTTTCCGTGCATCAGATGGCCTTTGGGAAAATCACCGGATTGAAGATGTGGCCACGCCCGAAGCCTGGCAGCGCAATCCGGATCTGGTTCAGGATTTTTACAATCAACGCCGAAAGCAGGCTCTGAGTGTTCAGCCGAATGCCGGCCATCTGGCCCTGGTGAAGCTCGAAGACTATTTCGATGTGACGGTCATTACGCAGAACGTAGATAATCTCCACGAGAAAGCCGGGTCATCGAACGTTATTCACTTACATGGTGAGCTGTTCAAATCGCGCAGTACCAAAGATCCGAATCTGGTTTACGACATTGACGGCTGGGAGTTAAAACGGGGTGACCTTTGTGCAAAAGGTTCACAACTTCGCCCGCATATTGTTTGGTTTGGCGAAGCGGTGCCTATGATGGATGTTGCTTTAGACATTACTCATGAGGCCGATATTTTTATCGTTGTCGGTACGTCATTGAATGTTTATCCGGCTGCCGGTCTGGTTTACGCCGTTGGAAAGGGAGTCCCGATTTATGTTGTCGATCCCAACAGCCCAGATGTTCATGGACGATCTACTGTGACTTATATAGTAGAGCCGGCTACGATTGGTCTTACTAAATTGGCTGATCAACTTATAGAAACTACTCGTGTATCATGA
- a CDS encoding rhodanese-like domain-containing protein — MKTIRFFSAFFLLLINITAWAQDAPKNLNAQQAAQLLQTDKGIVVLDVRTPAEFQAGHLINAVNVDYKAADFEQQLAKLDHSKPYLVHCAVGGRSTKTLPILQKLGFQNVRHLDGGLQAWQQAGLPVVK; from the coding sequence ATGAAAACCATTCGTTTTTTCTCCGCTTTTTTTCTGTTACTGATCAACATCACTGCGTGGGCACAGGATGCGCCTAAAAACCTCAATGCCCAGCAGGCGGCTCAGTTACTGCAAACCGACAAAGGCATTGTTGTTCTCGACGTTCGTACTCCGGCCGAATTTCAGGCCGGGCACCTCATAAACGCAGTTAACGTCGACTATAAAGCCGCCGATTTCGAGCAGCAGTTAGCCAAATTAGACCACTCAAAACCTTATCTGGTACATTGTGCGGTGGGTGGCCGAAGCACGAAAACGCTACCTATTCTGCAAAAACTCGGATTTCAGAATGTCAGGCATCTCGATGGTGGGCTTCAGGCCTGGCAACAAGCCGGGCTACCGGTTGTAAAGTAG
- a CDS encoding endonuclease III domain-containing protein produces MHPTNDLAAKTLRVHHLLNDLYGIQAIYGRTDPMHELISTILSHRTTHANEVTAYRTLRERFPTWEVVRDAPLPGLIDAIKTANYPEVKAPYIQNLLRQLIRETGAANIDFLANLTTEEAMKWLTDLPGIGLKTATLLLLFNFKKPVLPVDTHVHRVTQRLGLIGPKVSAEKAHGILLAYLPQDATVLFNFHKHFYWHGQRVCTWYYPKCNECILQKQCDFFRAGGKMALSSTPARAKAK; encoded by the coding sequence ATGCATCCCACCAACGACTTAGCCGCCAAAACCCTTAGGGTACACCATCTACTGAATGACCTCTACGGCATACAGGCCATTTATGGACGGACTGACCCGATGCATGAATTAATCAGCACCATTCTTTCGCATCGCACAACCCATGCCAATGAAGTAACGGCCTACCGCACCCTGCGCGAACGTTTTCCCACCTGGGAAGTGGTTCGGGATGCACCACTTCCCGGTCTGATCGACGCCATAAAAACGGCTAATTATCCGGAAGTTAAAGCCCCATATATTCAGAATCTGCTGCGACAGTTAATTCGCGAAACAGGTGCAGCCAATATTGATTTTCTGGCTAATCTCACGACCGAGGAAGCCATGAAATGGCTAACCGACCTGCCAGGTATTGGCTTGAAAACGGCTACATTACTCCTATTATTCAATTTCAAAAAGCCGGTGCTGCCTGTAGATACCCATGTTCATCGGGTAACACAGCGGCTTGGGTTAATTGGTCCGAAAGTGAGTGCCGAAAAAGCGCATGGCATTCTGTTGGCTTATCTGCCACAGGATGCCACCGTATTATTTAACTTCCACAAGCATTTTTATTGGCACGGACAACGCGTCTGCACCTGGTATTACCCCAAATGCAATGAATGCATTTTACAAAAACAGTGCGATTTTTTTCGGGCAGGAGGCAAAATGGCCTTGAGCAGTACACCAGCCAGGGCTAAAGCAAAGTAG
- a CDS encoding OmpA family protein → MFANKTPWIVLLVLWMIGSTWWHVCKIKQLCADDAQPTAQAVAVEPDLETTPSDADGYTIADGSLFRLELPGNFSFAKSGANANINTLGGSLESMVTYLKANPGRMLDITGYYSLSETNTSTFANLGLARAEGIKQYLIQQGIPAASITTKGVERNLSFTAKGDSLRGGLDFAFSGAEPAKASTESVTATSPAPITLTAPTTEADLAASVKFKSVFEPIDLYFPLGEANYIKTPETKKFFDEAAKYLTEHKDKKLRLTGYTDNSGPDDVNMRLSRDRANDVKLKLRKSGINNEQIIVQAKGEADPKADNSTISGRKANRRVTVVVIQ, encoded by the coding sequence ATGTTCGCCAACAAAACCCCCTGGATTGTCCTGCTGGTGCTATGGATGATCGGCTCAACCTGGTGGCATGTCTGCAAAATCAAGCAACTGTGTGCTGATGATGCTCAACCGACAGCTCAGGCAGTTGCTGTAGAACCCGACCTTGAAACGACGCCCTCCGACGCAGATGGATACACCATTGCCGACGGTAGCCTTTTCCGGCTTGAGCTACCCGGCAATTTCAGTTTTGCCAAATCCGGCGCCAACGCCAATATAAACACACTTGGCGGTTCTCTGGAGTCGATGGTAACTTATCTGAAGGCCAATCCGGGCCGAATGCTTGACATTACGGGCTACTATTCACTCTCAGAAACGAATACATCCACCTTTGCTAATCTGGGACTGGCCCGCGCCGAGGGAATCAAGCAGTATTTGATCCAACAGGGCATACCAGCCGCGTCGATTACAACGAAAGGAGTTGAACGTAATCTTTCGTTTACAGCTAAGGGTGATTCGCTCCGTGGGGGGCTCGATTTTGCCTTTAGTGGGGCAGAGCCCGCCAAAGCTAGTACGGAGTCGGTAACGGCAACATCGCCTGCCCCCATCACACTGACCGCACCCACAACGGAAGCCGATCTGGCTGCATCCGTAAAGTTTAAATCCGTCTTTGAACCGATCGATTTGTATTTTCCCCTTGGTGAGGCCAACTACATTAAAACGCCCGAAACGAAAAAGTTTTTCGACGAAGCTGCTAAGTACCTTACCGAACACAAAGACAAAAAACTTCGGCTAACAGGCTACACCGACAATTCCGGCCCCGACGATGTGAACATGCGACTCTCCCGCGATCGGGCCAATGATGTAAAGCTGAAATTGCGTAAGTCAGGTATTAATAATGAGCAAATTATTGTCCAGGCAAAAGGAGAGGCTGATCCTAAAGCAGACAATAGCACCATATCGGGCCGTAAAGCCAATCGGCGTGTAACGGTAGTTGTCATTCAATAA
- a CDS encoding ROK family protein, whose product MNLGIEIGGTKLQLVTSDSTGQIVERFRYTVDPAQGAEGILAQIEATLRQLNEPPQRVGIGFGGPLDWKTGRIATSHQIGGWAGIDLTAWLRERIPGVVVRIDNDANVAALGEASRGVATGFDNVFYITLGSGIGGGLVQNGRVYHGATPGEAEIGHLWLIPPDESGSPGQTIEQTISGWAVDQQIRDLLPQLPNDSVLKTLVEQAHKANAIGGEARFLHPAYEASDPVAKMLIEQIGSVAALGLSHVVHLFHPDAIVLGGGLSLIGEPLRAAVRQALPRFVMKAFHPVPVLLLAKLGEDAVPVGALQLAHT is encoded by the coding sequence ATGAATCTTGGTATTGAAATTGGAGGCACTAAACTGCAACTGGTAACGAGCGATTCGACGGGTCAGATTGTTGAGCGTTTTCGCTATACGGTCGATCCAGCGCAGGGAGCGGAGGGTATTCTGGCTCAAATCGAAGCGACGCTACGCCAGTTGAACGAGCCCCCTCAAAGGGTCGGTATTGGTTTTGGCGGACCGCTGGACTGGAAAACAGGTCGTATTGCCACATCGCATCAGATTGGCGGCTGGGCCGGAATCGATCTGACCGCTTGGCTTCGTGAGCGCATTCCGGGCGTGGTTGTCCGAATTGATAATGACGCCAATGTTGCGGCTCTGGGCGAAGCGAGTAGGGGAGTGGCTACCGGCTTCGATAACGTGTTTTACATAACTCTCGGTAGCGGAATCGGCGGAGGATTGGTGCAGAATGGCCGGGTTTATCACGGAGCTACACCGGGCGAAGCGGAGATCGGGCACTTATGGCTCATACCACCAGACGAATCAGGATCGCCCGGACAAACGATCGAGCAGACAATCTCTGGCTGGGCCGTTGATCAGCAGATTCGAGACTTATTACCTCAGTTGCCCAATGATTCCGTCTTGAAAACGCTTGTTGAGCAGGCGCATAAGGCCAATGCGATTGGTGGGGAAGCGCGTTTTTTGCATCCGGCCTACGAAGCCAGTGATCCCGTTGCGAAGATGCTGATCGAGCAGATTGGCTCGGTTGCGGCTTTGGGTCTGTCGCATGTAGTTCACCTGTTTCATCCCGACGCTATTGTGTTGGGCGGAGGTTTGTCATTGATTGGGGAGCCGCTTCGGGCCGCAGTTCGACAGGCGCTCCCCCGGTTTGTTATGAAAGCGTTTCACCCTGTTCCTGTCCTGCTATTGGCAAAACTTGGTGAAGATGCCGTACCGGTTGGTGCGTTGCAATTAGCCCATACCTAG
- a CDS encoding carbon-nitrogen hydrolase: MSKKVNIGLVQMSCSADVEANVQKAIDGIREAARKGAQIVCLQELFTSLYFCDVEDHHNFSLAEAIPGPTTERLGKLAGELGVVIVASLFEKRALGLYHNTTAVLDADGAYLGKYRKMHIPDDPGYYEKFYFTPGDLGYKVFETKFARIGVLICWDQWYPEAARITALMGAELLVYPTAIGWDTNEPDPAQNTEQYNAWQTIQRSHAIANGIHVVSVNRVGREADQQFWGGSFVSNPFGSLLYLAPHDQEVVHVQEVDLGLSEKYRTTWPYLRDRRIDSYQPITKRYIDD; encoded by the coding sequence ATGTCTAAAAAAGTCAATATTGGTTTAGTGCAGATGAGCTGCTCAGCCGATGTCGAAGCCAACGTTCAGAAGGCTATTGATGGCATCCGCGAGGCTGCCCGAAAAGGGGCTCAAATCGTTTGCCTGCAGGAGTTGTTTACGTCGCTGTACTTCTGCGATGTGGAGGATCACCATAATTTCAGCCTGGCCGAAGCAATTCCCGGACCCACAACCGAGCGGTTAGGGAAACTGGCGGGCGAATTAGGGGTAGTCATTGTGGCATCGTTGTTTGAAAAACGGGCGCTGGGATTGTATCATAACACAACCGCCGTTTTAGATGCCGATGGAGCCTATCTGGGCAAATATCGGAAAATGCACATTCCTGACGATCCGGGTTATTACGAAAAGTTCTATTTTACCCCTGGCGATCTGGGCTATAAAGTTTTCGAGACAAAATTCGCTCGGATTGGTGTCCTGATTTGCTGGGATCAATGGTATCCCGAAGCTGCCCGTATTACGGCATTGATGGGGGCCGAACTACTCGTTTATCCGACGGCCATTGGCTGGGATACCAACGAGCCTGACCCCGCGCAAAACACCGAACAATACAATGCCTGGCAAACGATCCAGCGTAGTCATGCGATTGCCAATGGCATTCATGTCGTTTCCGTGAACCGCGTCGGGCGGGAGGCTGATCAGCAATTTTGGGGCGGTTCGTTTGTTTCGAATCCGTTTGGATCATTACTCTACCTGGCTCCTCACGACCAGGAAGTGGTTCATGTGCAGGAAGTGGATTTGGGGCTGTCCGAAAAATACCGGACAACCTGGCCTTATCTCCGCGACCGGCGAATTGACTCGTATCAGCCGATAACGAAACGGTACATTGACGACTAA
- a CDS encoding Gfo/Idh/MocA family protein yields the protein MTSRRNFLHTATLTSVAATIAPNALWSATRPAKDKLGVALVGLGYYSTDLLAPALQKTKNCYLAGIVTGTPEKAEKWKKQYNIPDKNIYSYQTFDQIANNPDIDVVYVVLPPSMHEEYVIRAAKAGKHVWVEKPMAVTAKECQNMIDACAKNKRSLAVGYRLHHEPNTQEYVKVLRDGKIGKILMVSCSAGYYDARTNHWKQKKEMGGGVMYDMGVYVLQGARLATGEEPIAVTAQQYTTRPDVYKNGLDETSMAQLLFPSGARAAVQTSYGMNMNFLDVTGSKGKMRIEPYSAYNGQKGIWSGGSIEHPYEVPSQQTLQMDDDAAAIMNNKPVLAPGEEGLRDIKIVEAIYAAAHSGREVKIS from the coding sequence ATGACCTCCCGCAGAAATTTCCTGCATACAGCCACCCTCACGAGTGTGGCCGCAACGATTGCACCTAATGCACTCTGGTCGGCCACACGGCCTGCCAAAGACAAACTTGGCGTCGCCCTGGTTGGTCTGGGCTATTACAGCACTGATCTACTGGCTCCAGCTCTGCAAAAAACCAAAAATTGCTACCTCGCCGGTATTGTGACAGGTACGCCGGAAAAAGCCGAAAAATGGAAGAAACAGTACAACATTCCCGACAAGAATATCTACTCGTATCAAACGTTCGATCAGATCGCCAATAACCCTGACATCGATGTCGTGTATGTGGTACTCCCACCCTCCATGCATGAAGAATATGTGATCAGAGCCGCTAAGGCAGGCAAGCACGTCTGGGTCGAAAAACCAATGGCGGTTACCGCGAAAGAATGTCAGAACATGATCGATGCCTGTGCGAAAAACAAACGATCGCTGGCCGTTGGTTATCGGCTCCACCACGAACCGAATACGCAGGAATATGTCAAGGTACTGCGCGATGGAAAAATCGGGAAAATACTAATGGTAAGCTGCTCGGCCGGTTATTATGATGCCCGCACCAATCACTGGAAACAGAAAAAAGAAATGGGAGGTGGTGTCATGTATGACATGGGCGTGTATGTGCTTCAGGGCGCCCGGCTGGCAACGGGTGAAGAGCCGATAGCGGTAACAGCCCAACAATACACGACCCGGCCTGATGTCTATAAAAATGGCCTTGACGAAACCTCTATGGCTCAGCTCCTCTTCCCCAGCGGAGCGCGGGCGGCTGTGCAAACCAGCTACGGGATGAACATGAATTTTCTGGATGTAACGGGCTCAAAAGGGAAAATGAGAATAGAGCCATACTCGGCTTATAATGGACAAAAGGGCATTTGGAGCGGTGGTTCCATTGAACATCCCTACGAAGTACCCTCGCAGCAGACCCTACAAATGGATGACGATGCCGCAGCTATCATGAACAACAAACCAGTACTGGCACCCGGCGAAGAAGGTCTGCGTGATATTAAAATTGTAGAAGCGATCTATGCCGCTGCCCACTCCGGACGAGAGGTAAAAATCAGTTAA
- a CDS encoding cold-shock protein, which translates to MQTGTVKFFNETKGFGFIKPDEGGEDIFVHASGLIDQIRENDKVKFNVERGKKGLNAVNVEIA; encoded by the coding sequence ATGCAAACAGGAACTGTAAAATTCTTTAATGAAACCAAAGGGTTTGGCTTCATTAAACCCGATGAAGGTGGCGAAGACATATTTGTACACGCTTCTGGCCTCATCGACCAAATCCGTGAAAACGACAAAGTTAAATTCAATGTCGAACGCGGTAAGAAAGGCTTAAATGCCGTGAATGTCGAAATAGCTTAA
- a CDS encoding Tex family protein: MPQSPEQRTAARLGLNPRSVAVTIELLTGGATVPFIARYRKEATGQLDELQIGQIKETYQKLLDLDKRRDAVLKSIDEQNKLTDDLRRKIESADSLTELEDLYLPYKQKRKTRATIAIERGLEPLANLILSQRETNLDRVAQRYLTDAVLTVDDALQGARDILAERISEDADARQRIRNLFEREAIIRSVVKKGKDAEGVKYKDYFDFAEPLRRVPSHRLLALRRGETEGFLTVSIGPDEEAALERLERQFLYNQSTTVCKEQVGLAIRDGYKRLLKPSIETEFDNRSKEKADAEAITIFADNLRQLLLSPPLGQQRVLAIDPGYRTGCKTVCLDAQGNLLTDTVLYLFQSEGQKQQAIQTVQKLIAQYKIDVIAIGNGTAGRETEEFIQTLNLGKPIFMVSEQGASIYSASEAAREEFPDRDVTVRGAVSIGRRLMDPLAELVKIDPKSIGVGQYQHDVDQTDLKTSLDTVVESCVNQVGVSLNTASAYLLRYVSGLGPQLAGNIVAFRAQNGAFTSREQLKKVPRLGPKAFEQCAGFLRIEGGKNPLDNSAVHPERYTVVERMATDVKSTVADLVQKSELRKQIQPERYVSEAVGLPTLRDIMAELEKPGRDPREPLSVFEYDTRVRSVDDLHEGMILNGVVTNITAFGAFVDIGVKQDGLVHVSQMANHYVSDPKTVVKVYQKVKVKVLEVDTTRKRIALSMKI, translated from the coding sequence ATGCCCCAATCACCCGAACAACGTACAGCAGCACGCCTTGGCCTGAATCCCAGATCGGTAGCGGTTACGATTGAACTCCTCACGGGCGGTGCTACCGTTCCGTTTATTGCCCGATACAGAAAAGAAGCAACTGGACAACTCGATGAATTACAAATCGGGCAAATTAAAGAGACATACCAGAAGCTGCTCGACCTCGACAAGCGCCGGGATGCGGTTCTGAAATCAATTGATGAGCAGAACAAGTTAACCGACGATCTGCGCCGGAAAATTGAATCCGCCGATTCGCTGACAGAACTCGAAGACCTGTATCTGCCTTATAAACAAAAGCGCAAAACCAGGGCAACAATCGCCATAGAGCGCGGTCTTGAACCACTGGCGAACCTGATTCTTAGTCAACGGGAAACAAACCTTGACCGGGTTGCCCAACGCTACCTTACCGATGCTGTCTTAACCGTAGATGATGCATTACAGGGCGCCCGCGACATTCTGGCCGAACGAATTAGTGAAGATGCCGATGCCCGTCAGCGTATCCGGAATTTGTTTGAGCGGGAAGCAATTATCCGCTCCGTTGTCAAAAAAGGAAAGGATGCTGAAGGTGTAAAGTATAAAGACTATTTCGATTTTGCAGAACCACTCCGACGCGTACCATCTCACCGGTTACTGGCGCTACGCAGAGGAGAAACAGAGGGCTTTCTAACGGTTAGCATCGGTCCAGACGAAGAGGCCGCCCTTGAACGGCTTGAACGACAGTTTCTGTATAATCAGTCTACGACGGTCTGCAAGGAGCAAGTTGGGTTAGCGATTCGCGATGGTTATAAACGCCTGCTCAAACCCTCGATCGAAACAGAATTCGACAATCGCTCAAAAGAGAAAGCGGATGCTGAAGCCATTACAATTTTTGCCGATAACCTGCGCCAGCTTCTGCTCAGTCCGCCTTTAGGTCAACAACGGGTACTGGCAATTGACCCCGGTTACCGTACTGGCTGTAAAACCGTTTGTCTCGACGCGCAGGGTAATCTACTGACCGATACCGTCTTGTACCTGTTTCAGTCTGAAGGTCAAAAGCAGCAGGCCATCCAAACGGTTCAGAAACTGATTGCCCAGTATAAAATTGACGTAATCGCCATTGGCAACGGCACCGCCGGACGCGAAACCGAGGAGTTTATTCAGACTCTGAACCTGGGAAAACCGATCTTCATGGTTAGCGAACAGGGTGCCTCCATCTATTCAGCCTCAGAAGCAGCCAGAGAAGAGTTTCCGGATCGTGATGTTACGGTTCGGGGAGCAGTCAGTATTGGCCGTCGGCTGATGGACCCGCTGGCCGAACTGGTTAAAATAGACCCTAAATCAATTGGTGTTGGTCAATATCAGCACGATGTTGACCAGACTGATCTGAAAACCAGTCTGGATACCGTTGTTGAAAGTTGCGTGAATCAGGTTGGTGTATCACTAAATACGGCCAGTGCTTACCTGTTGCGTTATGTATCGGGGCTTGGCCCACAGCTAGCGGGTAATATTGTGGCCTTCCGCGCTCAAAATGGTGCATTCACATCTCGCGAACAATTAAAAAAAGTACCTCGACTTGGTCCGAAGGCTTTTGAACAATGTGCCGGTTTTCTACGCATCGAAGGCGGCAAGAATCCATTGGACAACAGTGCTGTACACCCAGAACGCTATACGGTGGTGGAACGCATGGCCACTGACGTAAAAAGTACGGTGGCTGATCTGGTGCAAAAATCAGAGCTCCGTAAGCAAATCCAACCCGAACGGTACGTGAGTGAGGCCGTTGGTTTACCTACTCTTCGCGATATTATGGCCGAGCTTGAAAAACCCGGACGAGACCCTCGCGAGCCGCTATCCGTATTTGAATATGATACCAGAGTTCGATCTGTAGACGATCTGCACGAAGGAATGATACTGAATGGGGTCGTAACCAATATTACTGCATTTGGCGCGTTCGTCGATATTGGCGTCAAGCAAGATGGTCTGGTCCACGTTTCGCAAATGGCCAATCATTATGTTTCAGATCCCAAAACAGTCGTTAAAGTCTACCAGAAAGTAAAAGTAAAAGTGCTGGAAGTGGATACGACTCGTAAACGAATTGCGTTATCTATGAAAATTTAA